AGGATTTATCCGAATTGGCGAAGCAATCTCCATTAGAAACTCGATAATAAATGTAAAATCTTTACAGGATAGTATTACTAAGATATCCTGTTTTGGCGCGAGCGTTTCGCTCGTAACCATTCCAATTTGATAAGCGATCTCATACTTTGTTTTCACGAGCGTGACGCTCGCGCTCGCGGGGGACTGCAATCGTGATTCAAGAAACACTTTGATGATTGGTAAAAAAAATGTTTTTAAAACATTTACGGTAAAAGTCGGGAGACTTTTGACAGATTTACATTTTTTAAGAACATTTAAAAAAAAGCGCAAAGTCATGAGACTCTGCGAAGCAATTGTTATTTAAAGGAACACTTCGGAGAGCGGGGGACCTATTACATAATTGTTAAGTTTTGTTGTATTATTACACTGAATAGTAGTTAGTTAAAAATGGTTCTTAATCTCTGAAATTTTACAGCTGGCTGTGAAAGACCCATCAGTTCGTATAGGTGTGAATTGATTTTGATTGTAGGCACGAGCTAGAAGCACGCGCTAGCGGGGGATCATGAATGTACTAGATTGCAAATTTTTGTTGTTTTTCAAATAATTCCATTCCTGGAACATCAGAATATCTTTCATTTAATCTACTTCTTAAACCAAATAATCTTTTTTCAGCTGAATCTACAATTTGGGAAAAAAGACAAATTTGAACTTTACCCATTTCTACTTGATTTGCATTTACAACTTTTTGAATAGGCTGTATTTTATTATCAAAACTATCTCCAACAACAAAAGCATTAATATATGGATTTTCTATTAACGTTCCACAATTCATAAACTCTTCAACATAATCTACAGCCTGATTTCTTTCATTTTTTGATAATTTGAAACCACCTTTTTTCAACTCAATAATTAAAATTTTGTTGATTGATGATAATCCATTTTCATTATCAAATGCAACTGTTCCTGTTATTGAAAAAGTAGAGTTTGACATTACAACAATATCAGGTCTTTTTTTATGGTTATTAAATACGTTTTTGTCAATTTTTTTTCCAAAAACTTTTTCAATAGAAGTTTGTAATTGACTGTTTGAAGAATATTCTGGAGAATCAAATTCTGGTCCAAAAATCCAACGTGCACTCGCCACTAAAGGATGAAGTACATGTAATTCGTCCACAGTATTGTCATTTGATAATTTTCTAATAGCTTCAATCACAGTTATTCTTTTATCTATTTCATCTAAAACAGTTAAAGCATCTTTTATACTCCAATTGTCTAAAATTTTATTTAAACCTATAATATCTTCTGAAGTTAGCAATGAAAGTTTTTGTAATAATTGTGTTCCACTTCTAGTTTTTTCTAAACTAATTACTGTTTCAACCGCTAATGCAATTGATTCTTGTCTCGCAGTTGGATTTGATATTGAAATATTTTGAATTACTTCATTAAATTCATATTTTGCTAAAGGACTCAGTTCATTATATTCTTTTATATAATCTTGTTTTATTTGTTTTGTTGTTTCTTCAATATTTTCTTGGGCTATTTTAGAAAACATTGATTGAATACAAATGTCAATTTTTTCAAACAATATATCTAAAATGTCATTTCTTTTGAAACCTGTCCAATCTTCTAATATAAAATCTCCTAGATCATCAGATTGAATAACAACAGAATATCTTTTTGCAAGTTTGGTTCTCCCATCTAAAACCATATATTTTCCTATAATCCAAGATGGTTCACCAACTAATCTTCCTCCTTGCCAAAAAGCGATGCCTTGATAAAGAGTTGATTTTCTTGCTTTTTTAGAATCAATTAAATGTACGTTTAATGAAATATTTTTAACTTTAATAGTTTCTGTGAAAATTAAGCCACTATGATCTTCGAGTTCGATTGTTTTTCTATTTATAGAAACAATAAATTTTGGATCATGAAGAAATCTTGCTGATATAATTTCTAATATATTTTCAGCTTTAGGTAAGTTTTTTTCAACTATTACTTCTAATCTTGTTCCGTGTTTTTTGGTCTTTATAAAGTTTTCTTCTTTAATAAGAAAAGGTTCGCTTTCACTTTTTGTCGTAACTATGAAATTTGATTCTACACCATTTTTAGATGTTATTACATTGTATTCATTATTAAAACAAAGCATTCCATGTCTGCCAACACCATTTCTTCCATATGCAAATCTTTGAAGATTTATATCTTTTGGAAATTCTACTTTTTTACCTTGATGTTTTAGTCTATTATAACCTAACTTCATCCATCTTGAATAAAATTCGTCTTTAGTAAGTCCAATCCCATTGTCTTCAATAACAATTTTTTGACCTTTCCCTTCAGGAATAAAAATTTCAACTTCGGTTGCACCTGCATCCCATGCGTTAGCTACAATTTCAGTTAAAGCAATTTCAGCAGAACTCCCTAGATTTCCTAATGTTCTTATTAGATAATCTTCCTCAAAAAGTGAACCTTGGATATATTCTTTTTTGCTATTCATTTGGTCTTATTTCTACGATTTTTTGTATCATGTTGCACAAAGTTCTGACTTTATACTTTGTAAATTACTAAAATAGTAATAAATTCCTCAAAGGAAAGAAGAAGTTATTATTTGAACTGTTTGAAATCTAATCTTTTAAAATTGATTTTACTTTTTGTATGGGCATTTTGTAACACATCTATTGTATTATCTATATATCTTCTAGGACTTCCAGAGACACTACAATAAAATGATTTGATATGAGTTATGATGTTTTCAAGTTTTTCCTCATCTTTTAAGTTATCATAATCTCTTTGAGTTAATATAAACCAATCAAGGTTAATATGCATAATTTTTCCAGATTTAAGACTTATTTTATCTTCGAAAATTAAATTCTGTACGAGTATTGAATGGTCGGCCGACGACTTATTAATATACAGATAATCATTGATTGAGGAATGAGCAACGACGCCCAAATAATTTACATCTTCTTCAATTAAATACGCATCGATTATTGGTTGTCCAAAATAAATTTGTTCAGTTTTATTTAAACTAATTTCTCCGTGTGCAAAACCACCCTTCATAGCAATTTTATGCCGAATAGAGTTTGCAAATATCCCTCTGAGTGCTACTAAAAAATACTCAAAATTTTCAAAAGAATCGTTTTTTGAGAAAATTACTATTGAATCTGAAAAGCTCACGACATATACATCTGCATCATAAAACCGCTCACTGTTTTTAAGTGAAAGTCTATTTTCAACTGTCTCTTTGAGTTTTGAAATTTTAGAAAGTTCCTCATAGATTTCAGCATGAGATTTTCTCATAACTTTGTCTTTGAAGCCTAATATATCAAGAAAAGCAACGAATCTTGGATCGGTCGTTTTCCACTTATTAGGTGTATTTATTATTATTTTTTCGGGCATTTTAAATAATTTCTGATAACTAGTTTATAATTGTTATAATCTACCCAAATTTAGGTGTATATGCAAAGGTTTATTTACTATTATTCTTTTTTCAAAAATATACAAATTTAATTACAAATTCATCAGTAGACAATAAATAACGTGGCATAAGTAATCTGAAAAATAAAATATAAAAAAGTGCCATAAAACCTAAGTCTTACAGCACTTTCACCCCAAATTAAATAACTAAACCTATTCTTTTATAACATCACCTTCTTTAATTTCTTCGCTGGCAATTTTTACCAATTTATCATTCAGATTCAAATCACCGAATATTTCGATTTTATTCTCGATTTCTCTTCCTTTTTTAACTTCAACTCGGGTTGCTTTATGGTTCACGACTTTAATAACAAAAGTGCCTTCGGCAGATTCTACCAACGCTGTTTTTGTGATTACATAAGTGCTGTCTTTCGCGTTAAGCGGTAAAATCACTTCGGCAACCATTCCAGGCAATAAATTTCCTTTAGTGTTGTGAACATCCATTTCTACACGTTCCGAACGCAGTTTCAAATCCAAAGCACCAGACATTCTCTGAATCGTAGCTTTGAAAGTATCAGGCAATGATTTTACATTAAAACTCATTTCGTCCCCTTTGTGTAAATACCCCGTGTACAGCTCTGGAATAGAAACCGCCAAACGCAATTTATCCTGTTGCTGAATCGTAACTAAAGGTGCACTAGATGTTGGGCCAACAAACGTTCCTAAATTGACATTTCGAGCCGCAACAACGCCATCAAAAGGAGCGCGAATCTCCAAATATCCTCTCATAATCGAAACTTCTTTGTGCGCTGCAATTGCCGCTTGGTATTGAGCATAATCAGAGTTTTTCTTTCCGCTTGCCATTTCCAAATCGTTTTTAGAAATCGTTCCTTCTACTTTGCTCGTTTCGTACAAACGGTTGTAGGTACTTTTGCTAGTTTGATAAATCGCTTCCATCGATTTTAATCTCGATTCGGCAGCAGCCAATTGTGAACTTATCTCGGGAGCTTCCAAAACAATCAAAAGTTGTCCTTTTTTTACTTCGGTTCCAATATCAACTTTTAAAACTTTGACAAAACTGCTTACTTTGGCATATAAATCCACTTGTTGAAAACCAGTTAATTCAGCTGGCAAACGCAATTCGGTCGTTAGTTTTTCTTTGGCTAAAAGAAAAGTCTCTGTTTTAGGTTCAAGTTCCGCCGTAGGTGCTTCTTCCTTTTTAGAATTACAGCTATTTAGAAATAGCAAGGCTGCAAATAATAGCGCGGTCGATTGTATAATTTTATTATTTTTCATTTTTTGGATTTAATGATGAGATATAATGGATGCTTTCTTCGTCTTCTGGATCTAAAGAAACAGATTGTGTTGTGGTATGTTCTTGTGCCCAAGCAAAAATCAGAGGCAAGATTAACAACACCGCAAAAGTCGAGAATAATAATCCCCCGATTACTGCTCTTCCTAATGGTGAAACCTGATCGCCGCCTTCTCCGTGACCAATTGCCATTGGTAACATTCCCGCAATCATCGCAACCGAAGTCATGATAATCGGACGAAGACGTAAGGCTGCTGCTTCACGAGCTGATTCTAATGCGTTGCCATTTATTTTTCGTAATTGCTCGGCATTGGTAACCAATAAAACGGCATTAGCTATCGAAACCCCAACCGACATAATGATTCCCATATACGATTGTAAATTTAAGGTAGAACCTGTAATCGTAAGCATCAATAAAGAACCTAAAACTACTGCTGGAACTGTCGTTAAAATCACTAACGAAACTTTGAATGATTGGAAATTAGCGGCCAACATTAAGAAGATTACAAAGATGGCAACTAACAATCCAACTTGTAAACTGCTTAATGTTTCGCTCAATACAGTACTCATTCCAATAGGCGAAATGAATAACCCCCGCGGTAATTCGCCTAAAGAACTTATCGTCGTTGCTACATCTTTTGTTGCCGTCCCCAAGTCGGTTTCATGGATGTTTGCAGTAACCGTAATGTATGGCATTGCCCCTAAATTATCATTTTCACCACTTACATATCCAGGTGTAATTTTTGCGACATCGCTTAAAACCGGACGAAGTGAATTCTTTAATACCGGAATTTCACCGATATCCGTTTTGCTTTTCATTTGATTCAAAGGCACCTGAACCTGAACATTCACAGATAAACCTGATTTTTCATCAATCCAGGTATTTTTCTCCGTATATCTCGATGATGAGGTTGAAGCAATTAATGAACGCGAAATATCATTCATATCGACACCTAGTTCAGCAGCACGAGTACGGTCAATATCAATATTCATGGCTGGATAATGAATTGGCTGTCCGATCTGAACATCTCTGAAATAAGAGAATTTATTCAGTTTTTCTACAAGCTGATTGGCATACAATTCATTTCGTTTCTTGTCTTTTCCTGCAATTCGAATTTCAATTGGAGTAGGTGAGCCCTGACTCAAAACTTTATCGGTCAATTCAATAGGTTCAAAAGAAATTTTTACATCAGGAAGAATCTTTTTAATTCTCGCTCTAAGGTCATCTTTAAAATCATCCATATTGGCTTCATAATCTTTCAAACTCACCTGAAAAACAGCTTCATGAGAACCTGCCATGAACAAATAAATAGGATTGATAGAGAACAATGACGGATGCGAACCTACATATACAGAAGAAATTCCGATGTGTTCTTTGCCAACCATTTTCTGTAATTCTTTCAATACCAAAATGGCTTTTTCTTCAGTACGTTCGATACGGGTTCCATCAGGAGCGCGCATTCTCAGCTGAAACTGACTTGAATTTACTTTAGGAAAAACATCTTTTCCGATGGTTGTAAGAAAGACTACAGCCAAAAGTGTAATTCCAATTAGATACGTCAGACCTGCTGCTTTTTTGAAAGGAAACAAACGATCTAAGGTTTTCATAAATCGAATTCGGAATCGTTCGAAACCACTTAGTTTTCCATCAGAATTAAAGTCGTCTCTTTCAACCATATGTTTTTTCTGAGTGATTAACTCTTTCTCTGATTCTGGCGTTAATCCACAGTCGTTAAATTCGGCTTCATCATCCGTAATATTCGGTGCGTGTTCGTGTTTTGGATGGTCTTTCATCAACCAGTTTGCCATGACTGGTACAAATGTCTGCGAAAGCAAAAATGAAATGACCATCGAAAACCCAATCGCTAATGCCAAAGGCAAAAACAACGCTCCCGGAATTCCTACCATCGTAAATGCAGGTGCAAATACGGCAAGAATACACAGCAGAATTAATAATTTTGGTAACGCAATTTCTTTACAGGCATCCCAAATAGCGAGTGCCTTGGGTTTTCCCATATCGAGATGCTGGTGAATATTTTCGATCGTTACGGTACTTTCATCCACCAAAATTCCAATTGCCAAAGCCAATCCGCTTAACGACATTAAGTTGATAGTTTGTCCGAATAATTTCAAAAACAATACTCCCGAAATAATTGAAATCGGAATCGTAAGAATTACAATCAAAGCCGCACGTTTGTCTCCAAGGAAAAGTAAAACCATTAAACCAGTCAAAACTGCACCAATAATTCCCTCAGTAATTAAACTTTTAACAGAATTGATTACATAAACCGATTGGTCAAATTCGTATGATAATTTTACATCTTCGGGCAGCGTACTTTGGATTTTAGGAAGTTCAGATTTTAATTTCTGAACTACATCCCAAGTCGAAGCATCTCCCGCTTTGGCAATACTGATATAAACGGAACGTTTTCCGTTTACCAAAGCATATCCATTGGTAACATCGGCACCATCTTTTACAGTAGCAACATCACCTAATTTTAAGTTTTGAACACCACCTTTAAACAACGGAATTTCCTCAAAATCCTTAATATCTCTAATGGTATTGTTAGTAGGAGTAAGATAATTGATATTTCCAATTCTAACATTTCCAGAAGGAGCTGTTTGGTTGTTTACACGAATGGCTTCAACAACTTGGTCTGGTGTCATATTGTGCGAACGCAGTAAATCTGGATTTACGTTAACCTCGACTGTTCTTGGGCTTCCGCCAAAAGGAGCCGGCGATAATAAACCTGGAATTGATGTAAAGGAAGCACGAACATAGACGTTAGCCAAATCTTGTAATTCATTATTAGAACGTATTTTACTGCTCAAAACCAATTGCCCGATTGGCAAAGAAGAAGCATCAAAACGAATGATAAACGGCGGTTGTGTCCCTGGAGGAAATGCCGCCTGAATTCTGTTCGATAAGGCACTTAATTCGGCAGCAGCCTGAGCCATATTTGTGTTTTCGTAATAGGTTAATTTCATAATCATTAACCCTTGAATATTCTTGGTTTCCACCGATTTTATACCATTGGAAAAAGGTAAAATATTCACGTAATTTTTGGCAAAATAAGCCTCCATCTGATCAGGAGTATAACCTCCAAAAGGATGTGCGATGTAGATTACCGGCAAATTCATTTTCGGAAGAATATCTACCTTAATGTCCTTGATGGCGCCAATTCCGAAGAAAAATAAACCCGCAACTAATACTAATATCGAGATGGGTTTGCGGAGTGCAAAACGTATTAAATTCATTAGGATCTATAATTAAAATTCATTTGTAAATAAGTCAAAATTGCCCGTGGCCGCTACTTTTAGCAAATAGGATTGCCACACATTATTGTTGATAATGTCACGATCAATTTCGGCACGGTTCAGCGTAAACATGGTTTGTGTTAAATCGGTCAGATCGGTCAAACCATTTTTGTACAAAGTCGATTTTTGCAGATACGCTTTTTGCGCAGCATTAACCTGAATTGGCGCTTCGGCATAGTTTTCTAACGTGATTTTTATTTTATCATCTGCCAATGCCAGCTGCGATTTTAACTCTCTGTCGGCCTGATTGTATTCTTCTTTCAAAGCTTCCGTAACAAATTTTTGAGCTTTTACTTGTTTACTCATTCTAAAAGGAGTGGTCAGATTCCAGCTGATTCCAATTCCAACCAAATAATTAGAGCGGTCTGGATTTACGCCATCCCAATAATTTCTGCTAAAAGAGTTTTGGTCGATTGCATAACCAGTCTCAAAACCAGAAGCCCGGGTTTGTAAAACTCCAAACGCACTCATTGTTGGATAGTAAAAACGTTTGTATAATTTAGTCTGCTGATTGCTGTAATCAATCTTTGTTTTGTACAATTGTAATAAAGGATGCAGGCTGTCAGAAGCCTTTTCGTCAAATGCTAATTGTTTTGGAATCTGATTTACAAAAAGCGTATCGGCAATGAAATTTTGTGGTGCAACACCCATTAAATCGACCAATTTGTTGTTTTGTTCTTTGACGAAATTTCTAGCCAGATTCAAAGCGATTTTAGCTTTCGAAACTTCGGCGGTTGCCAATGTAGAATCGACTCCTGCCAACAATCCGTTTTTAACTCGGGCAACAGCTGTCTTTTTGAAAACTTCGGCACGAGTTAGATTTTTTTGTTGTGAAATTAATAACCTTTGGCTTGCCAATAAATTCAAATAAGCTGATGAAATTTTGATTTGCTGTTGAAATTTTTCCTGATTCAAATCTTTTTCTTTCGCCTGAACATCGACTTTCGCCAAATTAATTTTTTCCTGTGTTTTTCCAAAAGTGAAAAAATCCCAGTTCATATTGACCAGATACAAAGCACCAAAAGCGGCGTTCCAGTTTTGCTCTGGCAGTGCTGGTCCGGAAGAAGCAGTTCCTAAACCATTGAAACCATATAAAGCACCATTTTGCCCATTGATAGTTCCATAATCTTGTTGTGCCGATAAATTTAGATTAGGTAAATAATCGCGACGAGTTTGTTGAAGGGTTTCTCGCGAAGCACTTGCGTAATTGCTTTTTGCTTTTACAGAACCATAGTTTTCCAGACCCGTTTGTATCGCTTCTTTCAAAGACAAGGTTTGTGAAAAGCCAGTGGTAGCAAAAATCAAGAAAAATAATAAAGTAATTTTTTTGAAATACATAAAACTCAGATATTGAAATTATGCCCCAAAATTATTTCTCTTAAGCGGATATAAGCCTCCTTAAATGATGTACTGCAATGATAAATGACCAATTCAATTGGTCATTTATTGGGAATAATAATTAAAAAATAGTGGTTAATTTGTAAACTATTTTAGTATTAAAGATGAACAAAAAGTTTAATGATATAATGGAAAATAAATGGTGGCAGGAAATTGCTGTCGTCGGTTTTTCATTTACGATTTATACCTTAAAAAATGATTGGATGTTAATTAGTTCTTTCATTTCGATTTTGATGGGTATTTTTTTCTATTGCATTTTATACATGCACGCCCAGTTCAATCGTTTTTTTATATTACCTATATTATTCAAAGGACAAAGGCCTCTAAGTTATATCTTTTTGACACTTTTAGGAGTGTTGGTGTTTTCGGTAATTCTATATGAAATTACGGAGTTGAATATGTTTAGCAAATGTCATTTGTATCAAAACTCACATCAAAGAAGTTATGTTTATCAATTAGCCAGCGTTTTGGGGACATTGGTTTGTATTTTGAGTCCGATTATTGTTTTTAAATTCTACAGAATCAATAAAAAACAAACTGATGAGACTTTGCTTTTCAACCAAATGCAGTTGAATTCGCTAAAAGGACAATTGAATCCTCATTTTTTATTCAATACTTTTAATACTCTTTACGGAATTAGTCTTGAATTTCCAGAAAGAACGCCCGATTTGATTATGAAAGTGTCGCAATTAATGCGTTACCAACTCGAAAGTAATAACAAACAATGTGTCTCTCTGGAAGATGAATTGGAATTTATAAATAGTTATATTCAACTGGAAAAAGAGCGTGTTGGCTATCGTTGTGAAATCACTTATGATAGTAAAATAGACAATGAGAATGCTTATAAAATTTCTCCAATGTTATTGATTGCTTTTATAGAAAATGCTTTTAAACATGGGACTTGCGCTATCGAAAAATGTTTTGTCCGTATCATTATAACAGTCGAAAATGGATTACTGCATTTGCATGTAGTGAATTCTATTCCGAAGAAAACGGATGTTGTTTCGACAAAAATTGGTTTAAAAAATACGATTGAACGTTTGAATCTAATTTACGGAAAAGAGTATCAATTAGATATTAAAGACGATAAAAATACTTATATTGTAGATTTAAAACTGCAACTTAAAAAGTTTGTATAATGAAGGAACCCAAAAAATGCATTATTGTTGACGACGAACCGGCAGCGCATTATGTTTTGGCGAATTATATCAAACAAAATCCACAATTAGAATTGGTTTTTCAAGGTTATAATGGCATTGAAGCAATGGATTATCTTCGGGAAAACAAAGTAGATCTGATGTTTTTAGATATCAATATGCCCGAAATTTCAGGAATGGAATTGCTAAAAATTCTTCCAATTCACCCCAAAACGATTTTAACGACAGCTTATTCTGAATTTGCTTTGGAAAGTTATGATTATGGTGTGATTGATTATCTTTTGAAACCGATTTATTTTCCACGCTTTTTGAAGGCTATCGAGCGTTTTTTTTCTACAGAAATTATAAAAGCCGAACCCGAAGAAGCAGCTGTCAATTCCATAAGTGTAAAAATTGATGGGTATTTGATAGACATCGAATTAGATCAGCTTTTATATGCGCAAAGTTTTGGTAATTATGTGAAGTTACATACTATCAAAAGAACGTATTTAGCATCAATAACCACAACAGAATTAGAGAAATGCCTGCCCGAAAAAAACTTTATGCGAATTCATAAATCGTACATCGTTGCAATCGATAAAATTGACGATTCGGATAAGGATTTTGTTGTTATCAAAAAAGAAAAATTACCAATTGGAATTACTTACAAAAGAGAATTATCCGACCGATTGAAAAAATAAAAATTAGAAATAAACGTGCTTACTAACTCAATTATTTCAAAATGAAGCCTGCTTGGATTATTCTTTGCAGGTTTTTTTGTTATTTTTTAGTTTGATCAGATCAATTGAGAATAGAATAATAAATTGAAATTTGATAATTCTTTTGATGAATTCTATAATTTGCAATAGCTATAAAATCAGAACTTTATAAAATTATAAACTGCAAAATACTAATAGTTTAAAATATAAAGTTATGGGAGATTATAAAGATTTAAAAGACAGTTCTGCTGTTCAAAAAATAAAAGATTTAGCAGAAAACATAAAAACGTGTATGTTTTGTACATACGATAATAGCGGAAAACTGAATTCAAGACCAATGTCTGCGCAAAAAATTGATGATGAAGGGAATCTTTGGTTTTTATCTGATAAAACCAGTGAAAAGAATCATGAAATTATAGCAAATTCAAAGGTTGAGCTTTTTTTCTCGGCACCTCATGACCAATTTTTGACATTGCATGGTCATGCGGCTATTTTATATGACCGAGAAATTATAAAAGATTTATTTACTCCAATTGTAAAAGTGTGGATGCCTGAGGGCGAAGACGATCCAAATCTAAGTGTTATAAAAGTCGTTCCTAATGAAGGATATTATTGGAATAATAAACATGGAAAAGTAATTGCAGCAGCCAAAATGACTGTAGCATTTATTATAGGAAAAACTATGGACGACGGTATTGAAGGAAATTTGAATTTGTAGAATTCAATAAAAAAGGCAGCTATTTTTTTAAACAGTTGCCTTTTTACATTCTTAGAAATTAGCTTTACCGATTTATTTTATACCTAACTCTTTTAGGAATTGATCAACGTCTTTTGAGTTCCAACCCATGGCTGTTATTATGGCTTTTGCTTTTTTTGCATTTTCTATAGCATTCTTTTTATCATCGATTTTATTATATAATCTGGCTAATAAAAGAGTGCTTTCAGCTGAATTATTAATCTCGATTGAATGTTTAGCCCATGAAATAGATGATTTCAAAGCATCTTTATCAGTTATATGTTCAATATAAACTTTGGAAATACTATTGATTGTTGAATAATCATTCCAAGCCAATTTCTCTACAGATTCTGAAGTAATCTGCTGGTAATTTTTCCAGCTTTTTATACCCTCATACATTTGTAAATCATACTTAAAAACTAATGAATCTACTTTTCTTATATGGATATTTTTTGCAATTATTCTGTTTTTGGAGTAGTTGATAGAATCCAGATAATTCATGTTTTGGGTTAATGTTTTTTTGACCACACTTACAATTTTGGCTTCAACTCTTTTTGGCGAAGCTATTTTTGCAAAATCGTTTTGATTATTTAAGATTGTTTCAAATCCTTTTGAATTCAAATCATTAACGCCATAAGCAACAATTTTCCAATTTATTGGAGTTATCAGTTGGTCTTTGGATTGGGTTGCTAAATACCTGGCTGTTACATTATCACTTTTGTCGGAATCAATACTTTTTCTCAAAGCATTTAAGTAGATCAGACAATTTTCTGGATTTCTTACATCCTCATTGACTTTTCTTTCCAAATAAGGTAATTGTTTATCTGGGTTTAGCGCATTTTTGGCTTCAGTAAGAAATTCTTCGGTGGTGAATTCGCCTCCAGTACTGTAAAGATGAGTTTCTTTTTCGTCCAGAAACAGAAAG
The Flavobacterium sp. 5 DNA segment above includes these coding regions:
- a CDS encoding sensor histidine kinase; this encodes MNKKFNDIMENKWWQEIAVVGFSFTIYTLKNDWMLISSFISILMGIFFYCILYMHAQFNRFFILPILFKGQRPLSYIFLTLLGVLVFSVILYEITELNMFSKCHLYQNSHQRSYVYQLASVLGTLVCILSPIIVFKFYRINKKQTDETLLFNQMQLNSLKGQLNPHFLFNTFNTLYGISLEFPERTPDLIMKVSQLMRYQLESNNKQCVSLEDELEFINSYIQLEKERVGYRCEITYDSKIDNENAYKISPMLLIAFIENAFKHGTCAIEKCFVRIIITVENGLLHLHVVNSIPKKTDVVSTKIGLKNTIERLNLIYGKEYQLDIKDDKNTYIVDLKLQLKKFV
- a CDS encoding TolC family protein, which codes for MYFKKITLLFFLIFATTGFSQTLSLKEAIQTGLENYGSVKAKSNYASASRETLQQTRRDYLPNLNLSAQQDYGTINGQNGALYGFNGLGTASSGPALPEQNWNAAFGALYLVNMNWDFFTFGKTQEKINLAKVDVQAKEKDLNQEKFQQQIKISSAYLNLLASQRLLISQQKNLTRAEVFKKTAVARVKNGLLAGVDSTLATAEVSKAKIALNLARNFVKEQNNKLVDLMGVAPQNFIADTLFVNQIPKQLAFDEKASDSLHPLLQLYKTKIDYSNQQTKLYKRFYYPTMSAFGVLQTRASGFETGYAIDQNSFSRNYWDGVNPDRSNYLVGIGISWNLTTPFRMSKQVKAQKFVTEALKEEYNQADRELKSQLALADDKIKITLENYAEAPIQVNAAQKAYLQKSTLYKNGLTDLTDLTQTMFTLNRAEIDRDIINNNVWQSYLLKVAATGNFDLFTNEF
- a CDS encoding efflux RND transporter permease subunit, producing the protein MNLIRFALRKPISILVLVAGLFFFGIGAIKDIKVDILPKMNLPVIYIAHPFGGYTPDQMEAYFAKNYVNILPFSNGIKSVETKNIQGLMIMKLTYYENTNMAQAAAELSALSNRIQAAFPPGTQPPFIIRFDASSLPIGQLVLSSKIRSNNELQDLANVYVRASFTSIPGLLSPAPFGGSPRTVEVNVNPDLLRSHNMTPDQVVEAIRVNNQTAPSGNVRIGNINYLTPTNNTIRDIKDFEEIPLFKGGVQNLKLGDVATVKDGADVTNGYALVNGKRSVYISIAKAGDASTWDVVQKLKSELPKIQSTLPEDVKLSYEFDQSVYVINSVKSLITEGIIGAVLTGLMVLLFLGDKRAALIVILTIPISIISGVLFLKLFGQTINLMSLSGLALAIGILVDESTVTIENIHQHLDMGKPKALAIWDACKEIALPKLLILLCILAVFAPAFTMVGIPGALFLPLALAIGFSMVISFLLSQTFVPVMANWLMKDHPKHEHAPNITDDEAEFNDCGLTPESEKELITQKKHMVERDDFNSDGKLSGFERFRIRFMKTLDRLFPFKKAAGLTYLIGITLLAVVFLTTIGKDVFPKVNSSQFQLRMRAPDGTRIERTEEKAILVLKELQKMVGKEHIGISSVYVGSHPSLFSINPIYLFMAGSHEAVFQVSLKDYEANMDDFKDDLRARIKKILPDVKISFEPIELTDKVLSQGSPTPIEIRIAGKDKKRNELYANQLVEKLNKFSYFRDVQIGQPIHYPAMNIDIDRTRAAELGVDMNDISRSLIASTSSSRYTEKNTWIDEKSGLSVNVQVQVPLNQMKSKTDIGEIPVLKNSLRPVLSDVAKITPGYVSGENDNLGAMPYITVTANIHETDLGTATKDVATTISSLGELPRGLFISPIGMSTVLSETLSSLQVGLLVAIFVIFLMLAANFQSFKVSLVILTTVPAVVLGSLLMLTITGSTLNLQSYMGIIMSVGVSIANAVLLVTNAEQLRKINGNALESAREAAALRLRPIIMTSVAMIAGMLPMAIGHGEGGDQVSPLGRAVIGGLLFSTFAVLLILPLIFAWAQEHTTTQSVSLDPEDEESIHYISSLNPKNEK
- a CDS encoding ATP-binding protein; this encodes MNSKKEYIQGSLFEEDYLIRTLGNLGSSAEIALTEIVANAWDAGATEVEIFIPEGKGQKIVIEDNGIGLTKDEFYSRWMKLGYNRLKHQGKKVEFPKDINLQRFAYGRNGVGRHGMLCFNNEYNVITSKNGVESNFIVTTKSESEPFLIKEENFIKTKKHGTRLEVIVEKNLPKAENILEIISARFLHDPKFIVSINRKTIELEDHSGLIFTETIKVKNISLNVHLIDSKKARKSTLYQGIAFWQGGRLVGEPSWIIGKYMVLDGRTKLAKRYSVVIQSDDLGDFILEDWTGFKRNDILDILFEKIDICIQSMFSKIAQENIEETTKQIKQDYIKEYNELSPLAKYEFNEVIQNISISNPTARQESIALAVETVISLEKTRSGTQLLQKLSLLTSEDIIGLNKILDNWSIKDALTVLDEIDKRITVIEAIRKLSNDNTVDELHVLHPLVASARWIFGPEFDSPEYSSNSQLQTSIEKVFGKKIDKNVFNNHKKRPDIVVMSNSTFSITGTVAFDNENGLSSINKILIIELKKGGFKLSKNERNQAVDYVEEFMNCGTLIENPYINAFVVGDSFDNKIQPIQKVVNANQVEMGKVQICLFSQIVDSAEKRLFGLRSRLNERYSDVPGMELFEKQQKFAI
- a CDS encoding efflux RND transporter periplasmic adaptor subunit; the protein is MKNNKIIQSTALLFAALLFLNSCNSKKEEAPTAELEPKTETFLLAKEKLTTELRLPAELTGFQQVDLYAKVSSFVKVLKVDIGTEVKKGQLLIVLEAPEISSQLAAAESRLKSMEAIYQTSKSTYNRLYETSKVEGTISKNDLEMASGKKNSDYAQYQAAIAAHKEVSIMRGYLEIRAPFDGVVAARNVNLGTFVGPTSSAPLVTIQQQDKLRLAVSIPELYTGYLHKGDEMSFNVKSLPDTFKATIQRMSGALDLKLRSERVEMDVHNTKGNLLPGMVAEVILPLNAKDSTYVITKTALVESAEGTFVIKVVNHKATRVEVKKGREIENKIEIFGDLNLNDKLVKIASEEIKEGDVIKE